The genomic region AAACAATGACatggaagctacatgcaaaattaaGGGGCAATAGATTGAGAGGGTGAATGATGTAtggacagagaaggtgatgaacggCAAGTTTAATGGGAAAGGGCGGCTAGAGGGGTGTGTCATGTTTGTAAGAATAGAGAgaagaatatgcttgcatttgtgtTGTGGTTGAACATTGCGTGCAATATGCTCGtttctagggaggaaaatgagcaTTGTTTACACAATTTCATTTgttggcccgtggcaacgcacgggcattctactagtgatACTTTAACAGTGCAAATACCAAGTACACACAAAGATGCACATCTGAATCATGGGTGCACATGATCCTAACTCCTAAGAATAGCTTTACTTTTCCATATTAATGCGACAAGGAAAAGCCATTATTCATTCGATCTAGGGTGTGGAAGCAACTTTTCTTCATGAAATCGATTCTTCTCATCTAGCCTCATCTTAGTATTACATCCAGAAGGAACATGCCATGCTTGACATCCTGAAGCTTAGAACACGGTTGCTCTTGCTTCTAAGAAACTATGATCATGAAATTATATGATGCTTCAGTAACTGATGTATTGAAATAACAAATAAAGATAAGATAAGTATCATCAGCTCACAGTACAAAAGGTTCAGATAAGAATATCATGGAAGCAGTGCTCTCATTATTCATTGGATCTAGGGTATGAAAGGGACTTTTTCTTTATGGAATGGATTCTTCTGCACCTTGATATTAGTATTTCATAAAGAAACAGATCAGGCTTGACATCCTGAAGCTTAAAACTAGATTGCTCTTGGTTCTAAGAAACTATGATCATGAAATTATCTGTTGCTTTGGTAATTGGTGTCATTGAAATAGCAAATAAAGATAAGAAAAGTATCGTCAGCTCATAGTACAAAAGGTTTAGAAAAGAATATCATGGAAGCAATGCTCTCATTGGCTGTCGTCCAAGAATTTGTTGCTCAATCAAATCAATATGATTGACCATCAGGTTCAGAATAAGATGGTCCATGTAAATCCAAAAGGCTGGTACCTATCAGGCTTGAAAATTACATCTCAACTGTTGGATCTATTGAATGTCATCACTATAAATTGTCTCCATTCAACAGTTAGGTCGATGCCAGGCTCTTGTCTATAATTGAATCCGATTAATCAACCAACAACCAAATTAAGTTTCTGTTGCCCGCTTTGCTAACAATATATCTGCAGCAACCATTTCTAGCAGACTATAGAACCCCTTAATTCCAGCTACACCCAGGAACTTTCTCCAATCCAACTCCCCACAGCATGCTCCTTATGATTTCAGCTTCTTCCCATTTGCCAGCATTTGAGTACAGATTAGCCATCACAACATAGTTACCTGTGTTCTTAGGCTCTATTATGAACAGTCGATCAAACACAAaccgaccaagctcaacatcaccAACTGCTGCTGCTCCATTAAGCAGTGCACCCCAGACCTTTGCATTTGGCTCAAAAGGCATCTTGTTTACAAGGTCAAGCCCATCCTTAAGCATACCAGCACGACCGAGTACAGAAATCATGCAAGCATACTGCTCCATCACAGGACTGATACCAAACATAGCTTGCATGGAGTGAAAAAATTCACGAGCTTCGGCTACCTTTCCCGCATGAGCACATGCAGTAAGCACAACCGTGAAAGTTACAGTATCAGGCCTAGTGCCAGCACTGACCATCTGATTGAACAGGTCCAATGCGTCTGTAACATCTCCATGAGCTGCGACAGCCGAAATGATCGATGTCCAGGCAATTGTGCTTCTATTCTCATGCAATTCAAACACCTTCCTGGCCATATCAAGAAATCCAGCCTTTGAGTAAGCATCAATCAATGCACTGACAACATTGTTGCTCTGACCATAATCATTTCTTATCACATAACCATGAGCTTGCTTTGCTCCCAGTAGGGTTGAGAACAACGGTGCTGAGGGCATGATGATTGAAAGAGTAGCTGTATTGGGCAGTATCCCAGCACCCATCATCTCATGAAGCAATCCAAGAACATCAGACTGGTGTCCATTTTGTATCAATCCAGAAATCAACGCATTCCACGTGTTGATGCCTTTAGCATCTGCTTGACGGAAAAGATCCATTGCCTCATCGACATGCCCATTGTTCATGTAACCAGTAATCATGGCGCTGTAACTGACCGCATCTTTCTTAGGCATCCTTTCAAGCAACTGGCGTGCGTAGTGCAACCGCCCACATTTGGCATAAAACCCTACGACTGAGTTCCATGCTGCAATGTCCATATCAAGCCCACTCTCATTAGCAATTCGGAGGGCATAGACCCCGAAATCAACAGCCTTGAGCTGGGCACAAGCATGCAGCACACTTGTCACCGTGACGCTATTTGGCCGAACGCCACCACCAGCGCAAGCCTGCACCAACTCATGGAATAACTCCAAGCACTCTGCGTACCGTCCTCCACGAGCGTACGCTGATATAAGAGAGTTCCAGGACACGACATCCTTGCCTGGCATTTGGTCGAACACCGCGCGAGCGGAGCGCATGTCCTCAGCATTCGCGTAGGCGGTGATGAGCCCATTGGACACGAAGAGGTCCGCGCCAAACCCGCGCAGGAACGCAAGGGCGTGGAGCTCCCCGGCGACGAGAGGGGACAGGCCCGGCCCGGACGCGGCGAGGGACTTGAGGAGCGCGGAGACGGTGATCTCGTCGGGGGACACGCCTGAGGCcgcgaagaggcgaagagccgcGGAGGGCTGGGGCGAGTGGAGGGAGAGCGCGATGAGGATGGCGTTCCAGGCGAAGAGGTTGGGCTGCGGGATGGCGTCGAACACCCTGCGGGCGTCGTGCAGGCGTCCGGTTCTGGAGTAGAGTGAGATGAGCTTGGAGGCGAGGAAGTTGGAGGGGATCACGGAGAGGGTGGCGAGGCGGGCGTGGAGCTGCCTgccggcggcgaggtggccggcgtCCGCGCAGCGCTGGATGAGGTCACCGTACACGCGGGGGTCCGGCGGCACGGCGGTGAGCCACGCCGGCAGCCTCATCCCCTGTTCATGACTCGCNNNNNNNNNNNNNNNNNNNNNNNNNNNNNNNNNNNNNNNNNNNNNNNNNNNNNNNNNNNNNNNNNNNNNNNNNNNNNNNNNNNNNNNNNNNNNNNNNNNNNNNNNNNNNNNNNNNNNNNNNNNNNNNNNNNNNNNNNNNNNNNNNNNNNNNNNNNNNNNNNNNNNNNNNNNNNNNNNNNNNNNNNACTCACTCTGCTCTGGTTTGCCGAGGGCGGGGGCGGGTTTCTCAGTTCGACTTGCGTTGCGGCCGCTAGATCTAAATCCACGCGATCTAAGCCGTCGAGAGCGGGCAAGGTGGACCAACTGAaagagtttttcttttcttttttgagatgAATGATGAGATGAGATGACCAACGAGTTGGAGGATACAAAAATATGTGTTGGAGATGTAAAAAAAAACATGTGTTGGAGCACCTCCATAGACTTCAAAATTGCCGCAAACAGCGAGGGGTCGATCTCATATGTCCCTTTGGACAATAATGTCCCCTATATTTTATAAACTACAAATCCAAGCTCTCACAGTGGAGACAATGGCGCTAAGATTTGGCTTACATTTAGCGCAGACTGTTGGCTGCAACCGGCTGGTCGTCAACTCCGACAATGTTGATGTTATATTAGCATCATGCGCAAAGGAGGTTTCTATGCAGGTGTGGGAGCTCCCATCTTTGATGAGTGCTATCATATATTGACAAACTTTGTTCATGTCATATTCAAACATTGTCCACTGGAGGATAACACAGTGGCTCATGAATTAGCCCGTATTGCTAGATATGATAGTCCTAGTAATTNNNNNNNNNNNNNNNNNNNNNNNNNNNNNNNNNNNNNNNNNNNNNNNNNNNNNNNNNNNNNNNNNNNNNNNNNNNNNNNNNNNNNNNNNNNNNNNNNNNNNNNNNNNNNNNNNNNNNNNNNNNNNNNNNNNNNNNNNNNNNNNNNNNNNNNNNNNNNNNNNNNNNNNNNNNNNNNNNNNNNNNNNNNNNNNNNNNNNNNNNNNTTGTGAATGATGATGTATCTTTGATTACCAATGAATAAAGAGGGGGTTTCAAGCGTCAGAAGAAAAAAAACTCCAAATCCATGCAACCCATGCGACATTGATCAACACAAACACACAAACTACATATGATGTATCAGTTTATACATAGTTCATATATAGCATACTACAAACGATAGAGGACAAACCATAGTTTCAATAACAAAAGGACATTGTACTGAGCATACTATACATTATAAAATGGGAAATATCTTCACCAGCCTTGCCCTTATGTAAAGCTCGAAGACGATGTAGGTGTCGTTGTTGGGGGATGACGTTGGAGTCTGAGGACTCTAGAAGTCCGCCAAGGCGTCGGGCACTGGTGCGCTTCGACACCTCGAGTCATCCTTCAACGTCTTAGCGTTCTTCCAACGCCAACGTTGGGCATCGGTCTCCTAACCGGGCAAGGACCAGGACAGGACGCCGCTGACTAGCTGCTCCTACACGGATGAGGAAGGCACGGCGATTGTCGTGGAGGGGCCGTCACTGAGTTGCAAAAGCGCCACTGGACCGCCGAGAGGGCGTGGAGCTGGAGGAATCTGACAAGGACAGTGGGGACGAGCCCTGACTAGACGAGCCACGCGCCTGGCGGAGGGCGAGGTTGTCGTCATCCTCCGTAGCGAGCGTGTCCCAGTCGATTGGATCCTCCTTCGCCCTAGAGCCGGACATGGCGGTGTGGGACCACAGGGACATGACCAAAGAGGAGAGGTGCGAGCAGATTGGGAGGAGAGGAGTGAAGAGAGTGAGGGCTAGGGTTTCCGTCTAGGGATTGAGGCGGTTGTGGGGTCCGTGGTGGGCGAGATGATGTTGTTCTTCATACACTACACATACAAATGACATAGTACATTACTATTAACAGAAACCCAGAAGTGCTTGTGGTTAATCTACTCCACAAGGGGATTGAGGAGGATTTTGACGTGTAGGGATTTAATACCTCTTAACCTCCTTCAAACCTCTCAAAATCCCAAGGATCCGAACAAGCCCAAAGAACACACTCAAATCCATCATCATCCTCCATCTATCCTTGTTCTAAAACCTTCCCAAACCAGTCCATATTCCATCCATCCTTGTTCTAAAACCTTCCCAAACCAGTTGGCCTCAAATCATCCCCATATTTGGCTTGGGTTTGAAGACTAcaccctccgtaaagaaatataagagcgtttagatcattagtGTTTGGGGCCTTTGAAGGTGTGTTTTCCGTCTCAAGTCCGCCCCATATTTGGCTTGGGTTTGGGGGCTACCATTGGAGGTGCGTTTTCTGTCAAGACAATGTCTGAGTTGTCCGTCTAGACATATGGAGGGCTCCCTTGTAGATGCCCTTAGTACTCTATCCACTGAAATTCTCAGTTAAATCACAAGTGCAGTATGTGCAAAACGAGAACAGCAAAGAAACCAGCAGATGCATGACAGCAGCTCGCACGCAAGAAGCGAGTGAAACACATTGAAAGAATAATTTTGTGCTCCCTGGCAATATGATATGGGTAAAATTACAGTGGCAGGAACTCCACACGCACAGGCCAGCCGCCTGGTCTGTGCTTGTATACGGTTACAATCGTCTGC from Triticum aestivum cultivar Chinese Spring chromosome 4A, IWGSC CS RefSeq v2.1, whole genome shotgun sequence harbors:
- the LOC123085520 gene encoding pentatricopeptide repeat-containing protein At2g37310 — its product is MRLPAWLTAVPPDPRVYGDLIQRCADAGHLAAGRQLHARLATLSVIPSNFLASKLISLYSRTGRLHDARRVFDAIPQPNLFAWNAILIALSLHSPQPSAALRLFAASGVSPDEITVSALLKSLAASGPGLSPLVAGELHALAFLRGFGADLFVSNGLITAYANAEDMRSARAVFDQMPGKDVVSWNSLISAYARGGRYAECLELFHELVQACAGGGVRPNSVTVTSVLHACAQLKAVDFGVYALRIANESGLDMDIAAWNSVVGFYAKCGRLHYARQLLERMPKKDAVSYSAMITGYMNNGHVDEAMDLFRQADAKGINTWNALISGLIQNGHQSDVLGLLHEMMGAGILPNTATLSIIMPSAPLFSTLLGAKQAHGYVIRNDYGQSNNVVSALIDAYSKAGFLDMARKVFELHENRSTIAWTSIISAVAAHGDVTDALDLFNQMVSAGTRPDTVTFTVVLTACAHAGKVAEAREFFHSMQAMFGISPVMEQYACMISVLGRAGMLKDGLDLVNKMPFEPNAKVWGALLNGAAAVGDVELGRFVFDRLFIIEPKNTGNYVVMANLYSNAGKWEEAEIIRSMLWGVGLEKVPGCSWN